Proteins from a single region of Urocitellus parryii isolate mUroPar1 chromosome 4, mUroPar1.hap1, whole genome shotgun sequence:
- the LOC113195104 gene encoding olfactory receptor 5B2-like, whose protein sequence is MDNCTEVTQFILLGLTDAPELQVPLFIMFTLIYLINVIGNLGMIMLILLDSRLHIPMYFFLSNLSLVDFGYSSVVTPTVMAKFLTEYKTVSFNACATQMFFFIAFATVENYLLASMAYDRYVAVCKPLHYTTTLTPSVCARLAIGSYVCGFLNAIFHICDIFSLSFGKSNVVHHFFCDVPAVMALSCSAAYLSEVLLVFMSSFNVFFALLIILISYMFIFITILKMHSAQGHQKALSTCASHFTAVTIFYGTVIFMYLQPSSSHSMDTDKMASVFYTMVIPMLNPMVYSMRNKEVKSAFRKVVEKVKTSMQD, encoded by the coding sequence ATGGACAACTGTACAGAAGTGACACAGTTCATCCTCCTAGGACTAACCGATGCCCCAGAACTGCAGGTTCCCCTCTTTATCATGTTCACTCTCATTTACCTCATCAATGTCATCGGGAACCTGGGGATGATCATGTTGATCCTGCTGGACTCTCGTCTCCACATCCCCATGTATTTTTTCCTCAGTAACCTGTCTCTGGTGGACTTTGGCTATTCCTCAGTGGTCACTCCCACAGTCATGGCCAAGTTCCTTACAGAATACAAGACTGTCTCCTTCAATGCGTGTGCAACTCAGATGTTCTTTTTTATAGCTTTTGCCACTGTGGAAAATTACCTCTTGGCctccatggcctatgaccgctatgtagCCGTGTGTAAGCCCCTACATTACACCACGACCTTGACACCAAGTGTATGTGCTCGTCTGGCCATAGGATCCTATGTCTGTGGCTTCCTGAATGCCATATTTCACATTTGTGACATATTCAGTCTCTCTTTTGGTAAATCCAACGTGGTCCATCACTTTTTCTGTGATGTTCCAGCAGTCATGGCTCTGTCTTGCTCTGCTGCATACCTTAGTGAAGTTCTTCTGGTTTTTATGTCcagttttaatgtcttttttgCTCTTCTGATTATCTTGATCTCCTATATGTTCATATTTATCACTATCTTGAAGATGCACTCAGCTCAGGGCCACCAAAAGGCCTTGTCCACCTGTGCCTCCCATTTCACTGCAGTCACCATATTTTATGGGACAGTCATCTTCATGTACTTACAACCCAGCTCCAGTCACTCCATGGACACAGACAAAATGGCGTCTGTGTTTTATACTATGGTCATCCCTATGCTGAACCCTATGGTGTACAGTATGAGGAACAAGGAGGTCAAGAGCGCATTCAGAAAGGTGGTTGAGAAGGTGAAAACTTCTATGCAAGATTGA
- the LOC113195132 gene encoding olfactory receptor 5B3-like: MENRTEVTQFILLGLTKDPGLQLPLFVTFLLIYTITLTGNLGMILLILLDSRLHTPMYFFLGNLSLADICYSSAVTPRVMAELLLGIEVISYNACAAQLFFFTGFATVENYLLSSMAYDRYAAVCKPLHYTTTMTTRVCACVVTGCYVCGFLSASFYTGDTFSLTFCKSNVVHHFFCDIPAVMALSCSDRHVKELVLIYVASFVILVALSVILISYILIFITILKMHSGAGHRKALSTCASHFTAVSIFYGTTIFMYLQPSSSHSMDTDKIASVFYTMVIPMLNPVVYSLRNKEVKSAFSKIFLKAK; this comes from the coding sequence ATGGAGAACAGGACAGAAGTGACCCAGTTCATCCTGCTGGGACTGACCAAAGACCCAGGTCTGCAACTTCCCCTCTTTGTGACCTTCCTCCTCATCTACACCATCACTCTGACTGGGAACCTGGGGATGATCCTGCTGATTCTCCTGGACTCCCGTCtccacactcccatgtactttttcctggGCAACCTGTCTCTGGCAGACATCTGCTACTCTTCAGCTGTCACTCCCAGGGTCATGGCTGAACTCCTTCTAGGAATTGAGGTCATCTCCTACAATGCTTGTGCTGCTCAGCTGTTCTTTTTCACGGGCTTTGCTACTGTGGAAAATTACCTCTTATCCTCCATGGCCTATGATCGCTATGCAGCCGTGTGTAAGCCCCTGCACTACACCACCACCATGACaacacgtgtgtgtgcatgtgtagtcACAGGCTGCTATGTCTGTGGATTCTTGAGTGCCTCCTTCTACACTGGAGACACTTTTAGTCTCACCTTCTGTAAGTCCAATGTGGTCCACCATTTTTTCTGTGATATTCCAGCAGTCATGGCTCTCTCTTGTTCTGACAGACATGTGAAAGAGCTGGTTCTCATTTATGTTGCCAGCTTTGTTATCCTTGTTGCGCTCTCAGTTATCTTAATCTCCTACATATTGATTTTTATCACCATCCTAAAGATGCACTCAGGTGCAGGACATAGGAAGGCTCTGTCCACCTGTGCCTCCCACTTCACAGCAGTCTCCATTTTCTATGGGACAACCATCTTCATGTACTTACAGCCCAGCTCCAGTCACTCCATGGACACGGACAAGATCGCCTCTGTGTTCTACACCATGGTCATCCCCATGCTGAACCCTGTGGTCTATagtctgaggaacaaggaggtCAAGAGTGCattctcaaagatttttttgaaggcaaaataa